A genome region from Desulfuromonas sp. includes the following:
- a CDS encoding universal stress protein produces MKELRTILYATDFSESSAAACETACYLAELAGAKVHVLHVLGELADQRKARIPAEAFAIFEKEVEAQAIKEMATFCRDKFAPPLEHTTEIVVGTPFEAILDKAAQAGADLIVMGTHGRTGIEHVLLGSTAERVVRRSTIAVLTVRSAP; encoded by the coding sequence ATGAAAGAACTGAGGACCATCCTCTACGCCACTGACTTCTCAGAGAGTTCGGCCGCCGCCTGCGAGACAGCCTGCTACCTCGCCGAACTGGCCGGGGCAAAGGTCCACGTTCTGCATGTCTTGGGGGAACTGGCCGACCAGCGCAAGGCCAGGATTCCGGCCGAGGCCTTCGCCATCTTCGAAAAAGAAGTGGAGGCCCAGGCAATCAAGGAGATGGCCACCTTCTGCCGGGACAAGTTCGCCCCTCCGCTGGAGCACACCACCGAGATTGTCGTCGGCACCCCCTTCGAAGCGATCCTGGACAAGGCGGCGCAGGCCGGGGCTGACCTCATCGTGATGGGCACCCATGGCCGGACCGGGATCGAACACGTGCTCCTCGGCAGCACCGCCGAACGGGTGGTGCGGCGTTCCACCATCGCGGTCCTCACCGTACGCAGCGCTCCCTGA
- a CDS encoding PAS domain S-box protein, with the protein MKNPVARLPIRNKIAGIILMIEAALLALLLASTHLAIGKGMEEDLQNNLRQTTALLGAALGSNLVENRPGHAQDLLDGLQGEDLPYLVLLDQAGRRLASVGWPEGEPLPEPLLSPFQPDALSLNIVPVRSTVRSEGRTLGFLHYGYSTDSLHRVQEEILQRTILIGGLGLVVTFALVLAVGMRLSRRLDTMAMVSRRIAEGDQECRVPPMGEDEIGLLASNLNAMAQALQHRLRTLGESEERFRTLVEQAAGAFFVHDMTGRIVDVNRQACVMLGYSREELLELCIGDIETRSREMDVESTWKQMRPGEPFLVDGLARRKDGTELPVEVRICQYRLQGELFISAMVQDISERRASEEQLRQALDVTEKALLQVENVIKSDPNGLVVTDETGRVTLMNRNAESILGLDAARAQGLPAEDLAQMSPNPEQVRSFLTGPLEAMRSADLTFASTGSPHPCIARATLTPMQGKDGKSKGSIIVLQNVTRERETDRMKDEFISTAAHELRTPLAAIMGYAELLLNAREQGGFTPEQEKEFLSVIFEKSVFLDRLTDQLLDLSRIQAGRAIPLERSDCDLSQILTKVVKNFPLDSEKHRLNLSVPEGENLHGHLDGHKVEQLLENILGNAVKYSPEGGTVAITGFGAGNRVRVSVRDEGIGMTPEEAERVFEKFYRSERSQEAAPGLGLGMNIVKHIIDQHGGEIEVKSALGEGTTVTVSLPKGF; encoded by the coding sequence ATGAAGAACCCTGTTGCCAGACTTCCCATCCGGAACAAAATCGCCGGGATCATCCTGATGATCGAAGCGGCCCTTCTCGCCCTTCTGCTGGCCAGCACCCACCTGGCCATCGGGAAGGGCATGGAAGAGGACCTGCAAAACAATCTCCGGCAGACAACGGCTCTTCTGGGCGCCGCCCTCGGCTCCAACCTGGTCGAAAATAGACCTGGACACGCACAAGACCTCCTGGACGGACTTCAAGGTGAAGACCTGCCGTACCTTGTCCTACTCGACCAGGCGGGCCGCCGGCTCGCCTCGGTCGGCTGGCCGGAGGGCGAGCCCCTTCCGGAACCGCTCCTTTCGCCATTCCAGCCCGACGCCCTGTCCCTGAATATCGTCCCCGTTCGCAGTACGGTCAGGTCTGAAGGGCGAACTTTGGGTTTTCTGCACTACGGCTATTCCACCGACTCTCTCCACCGGGTCCAAGAGGAGATTCTGCAACGCACGATCCTGATCGGCGGCCTGGGCCTTGTCGTCACCTTCGCTCTCGTCCTCGCCGTGGGAATGCGCCTCTCACGGCGCCTGGACACCATGGCAATGGTCAGCCGGCGAATTGCCGAAGGGGACCAGGAATGCCGGGTCCCCCCCATGGGAGAGGACGAGATCGGCCTGCTCGCATCGAACCTCAATGCCATGGCCCAGGCCCTCCAACACCGCCTCAGGACCTTGGGGGAGAGCGAGGAACGCTTCCGGACCCTTGTGGAACAGGCGGCCGGGGCCTTTTTCGTCCACGACATGACCGGACGCATCGTCGATGTCAACCGCCAGGCCTGCGTGATGCTGGGCTACTCGCGGGAAGAGTTGCTGGAGCTGTGCATCGGGGACATCGAGACCCGGTCCCGGGAAATGGACGTCGAGTCGACCTGGAAGCAGATGAGGCCCGGCGAGCCGTTTCTGGTCGACGGTCTGGCCCGGCGCAAGGACGGCACCGAACTGCCCGTGGAGGTGCGCATCTGCCAGTACCGGCTTCAGGGCGAACTTTTCATCTCCGCCATGGTGCAGGACATCTCCGAGCGCAGAGCCTCCGAAGAGCAGTTGCGTCAGGCCCTCGATGTGACCGAAAAGGCCCTGCTCCAGGTGGAGAACGTCATCAAATCCGACCCCAACGGGCTGGTGGTCACCGACGAGACCGGCCGGGTCACCCTTATGAATCGCAACGCCGAGTCGATTCTCGGCCTCGACGCCGCCCGGGCCCAAGGGCTCCCGGCAGAAGACCTCGCCCAGATGTCCCCGAATCCTGAGCAGGTCCGCTCGTTCCTGACAGGACCCCTGGAGGCGATGCGAAGCGCCGACCTGACCTTTGCCTCCACCGGCTCTCCCCACCCGTGCATCGCCCGGGCCACCCTCACCCCGATGCAGGGCAAAGACGGCAAAAGCAAGGGGAGCATCATCGTCCTGCAGAACGTGACCCGTGAGCGGGAGACAGACCGCATGAAGGACGAGTTCATCTCCACCGCCGCCCACGAACTGCGCACCCCCCTTGCGGCCATCATGGGATATGCCGAGTTGCTGCTCAACGCCCGGGAACAGGGCGGATTCACGCCCGAGCAGGAGAAGGAATTCCTGAGTGTGATATTTGAAAAGTCCGTGTTTCTCGATCGGCTGACCGACCAGTTGCTGGACCTGAGCCGCATCCAGGCGGGCAGGGCGATTCCACTGGAGAGATCTGACTGCGACCTCAGCCAGATCCTGACCAAGGTGGTGAAGAACTTCCCCCTCGACTCCGAAAAACACCGTCTCAACCTCTCGGTCCCCGAAGGAGAGAACCTGCATGGGCATCTGGACGGCCACAAGGTCGAGCAGCTCCTGGAGAACATCCTCGGCAATGCCGTCAAGTACTCCCCGGAGGGGGGGACCGTCGCCATCACCGGATTCGGTGCCGGCAACAGGGTCCGGGTCTCGGTTCGGGACGAGGGGATCGGCATGACGCCAGAGGAGGCGGAGCGGGTCTTCGAGAAGTTCTACCGAAGCGAGAGATCTCAGGAGGCGGCCCCAGGGCTGGGCCTGGGGATGAACATCGTCAAGCACATCATCGACCAGCACGGGGGGGAGATCGAGGTGAAGAGCGCCCTCGGAGAGGGAACCACTGTAACAGTCAGCCTCCCCAAGGGATTCTAG
- a CDS encoding TRAP transporter fused permease subunit, whose product MSEELNEELEDLSPEEQEKLKKLMEKDSKSYRSPTGFFKWLVALLGGGMVLFYFYTAGLATVATQYHRGVYVFATYVLVFLLYPAGKTRIRLPLTLVLGAILSTVATALFFDDTAAFHARLLEVGDAWTEGGLSLALGSAAGLWPIAVGTVALTPLLMWADSRMMARGEKNPTLSDILYAVVSAACVYYWMHEFENLNYRAGAENELDAMISIVGIILSLEVCRRVLGWSMTLIGIFMLCYCYFGPHFPDIIAHRGFGLERLCTALYLTTNGVFGVMANVLATYVILFIFFGAFLHKSGAGKFFIDLPLAIAGRSTGGPAKVAVIASALFGSVSGSAIANTVSTGAFTIPLMKRAGFKPHVAGAIEPSASIGGMFLPPIMGAGGFLMAELTNTPYAYIMMIAIFPALCYFFSVFCMIHFEAKKQGLKGIADENFPHWKQVLKKEWYFSLPLVIITVLMILGRSPGFSAFWATITCVVISWFRADTRMGPKEIWEAILTGANNTLIIGATLGVIGIIVGTISLTGIGLKFSDIIISLAGGNLLPAILLVALASLVLGMGVPVTAAYLITAVLAVPPLAEMGVPILAAHMIVYWFSQDSNITPPVCVAAYAGAAIAGADPWKTGWTSFKFAKLLYVMPILFALTPAILFQGHTANVNAEFQSEIPFAQVLKVNVQEGQPFAKGDVLAELMVDDKIVKVEAPMAGNAVTVKAISGGLINLGDAIVEGEIPATPGKVFSSMFSAILGTIAFSAFTMVFWIRKTTLIEWLLLGAATILLYWPTFITDGAGLVIVAAVWFMQHSKNRRDLAAAAPA is encoded by the coding sequence ATGTCCGAAGAGCTTAACGAAGAACTGGAAGACCTCTCCCCCGAGGAGCAGGAGAAACTCAAAAAACTGATGGAGAAGGACTCCAAGTCCTATCGGTCGCCCACCGGCTTTTTCAAATGGCTGGTGGCGCTGCTCGGTGGCGGCATGGTCCTTTTCTATTTCTACACCGCGGGGCTTGCCACGGTGGCAACCCAATACCACCGCGGCGTCTATGTCTTCGCCACGTACGTCCTCGTCTTTCTCCTCTACCCGGCAGGCAAGACCCGAATCCGCCTTCCCCTCACCCTGGTCCTCGGGGCGATCCTCTCCACCGTCGCGACCGCCCTCTTCTTCGATGACACGGCGGCCTTCCACGCCCGCCTCCTGGAGGTCGGGGACGCCTGGACAGAGGGTGGGCTCTCCCTGGCCCTGGGTAGCGCCGCCGGGCTTTGGCCCATCGCCGTCGGCACTGTGGCGCTTACCCCCCTGCTGATGTGGGCCGACTCCCGGATGATGGCCCGCGGGGAGAAGAACCCCACCCTTTCGGACATTCTTTACGCCGTCGTTTCGGCGGCCTGCGTCTACTACTGGATGCACGAATTCGAGAACCTCAACTACCGGGCCGGGGCCGAAAACGAGCTCGACGCCATGATCAGCATCGTCGGCATCATCCTCTCCCTGGAGGTCTGCCGCCGGGTCCTCGGCTGGTCGATGACCCTGATCGGCATCTTCATGCTCTGCTACTGCTACTTCGGCCCCCATTTCCCTGACATCATCGCCCACCGCGGCTTCGGCCTCGAACGCCTCTGCACCGCCCTCTACCTGACCACCAACGGGGTCTTCGGTGTCATGGCCAATGTCTTGGCGACCTACGTCATCCTGTTCATTTTCTTCGGCGCTTTCCTGCACAAATCGGGAGCCGGCAAATTCTTCATAGACCTGCCCCTGGCCATCGCCGGCCGCTCCACCGGCGGCCCGGCCAAAGTCGCTGTCATCGCCTCGGCTCTCTTCGGTTCGGTCTCCGGCAGTGCCATCGCCAACACCGTCTCCACCGGTGCCTTCACCATCCCGCTTATGAAACGAGCCGGCTTCAAGCCCCACGTCGCCGGGGCCATCGAACCGAGCGCCTCCATCGGCGGCATGTTCCTGCCGCCGATCATGGGCGCGGGCGGCTTCCTCATGGCAGAGCTGACCAACACCCCCTACGCCTACATCATGATGATCGCCATCTTCCCGGCGCTCTGCTACTTCTTCTCCGTTTTCTGCATGATCCACTTCGAGGCGAAGAAGCAGGGGCTCAAGGGGATCGCCGACGAGAACTTCCCCCACTGGAAACAGGTCCTGAAGAAGGAATGGTATTTTTCCCTCCCCCTGGTGATCATCACGGTCCTCATGATCCTGGGCCGCTCCCCCGGTTTCTCCGCCTTCTGGGCCACGATCACCTGCGTCGTCATCAGCTGGTTTCGCGCCGACACCCGCATGGGCCCGAAAGAGATCTGGGAAGCGATCCTCACCGGCGCAAACAACACCCTGATCATCGGCGCCACCCTCGGGGTCATCGGCATCATCGTCGGCACCATCAGCCTGACCGGCATTGGCCTCAAATTCTCCGACATCATTATCTCCCTGGCCGGAGGAAACCTCCTGCCGGCGATCCTGCTGGTCGCCCTGGCATCCCTGGTCCTTGGCATGGGGGTTCCGGTCACCGCCGCCTACCTGATCACCGCCGTGCTCGCCGTGCCACCGCTGGCCGAGATGGGCGTGCCGATCCTCGCCGCGCACATGATCGTCTACTGGTTCAGCCAGGACTCCAACATCACCCCGCCGGTCTGCGTCGCCGCCTACGCCGGGGCCGCCATCGCCGGGGCCGACCCCTGGAAGACCGGCTGGACGAGCTTCAAGTTCGCCAAGCTCCTCTACGTCATGCCGATCCTTTTCGCCTTAACACCGGCGATCCTCTTCCAGGGCCACACGGCGAACGTCAACGCCGAGTTCCAGAGCGAGATACCCTTTGCCCAGGTCCTCAAGGTGAACGTGCAGGAGGGACAGCCCTTCGCCAAAGGAGATGTCCTCGCCGAACTCATGGTGGATGACAAAATCGTGAAGGTCGAAGCGCCGATGGCCGGCAATGCAGTGACGGTCAAGGCCATCTCCGGCGGACTGATCAACCTGGGCGATGCCATCGTCGAAGGGGAGATCCCGGCGACTCCCGGCAAGGTCTTCTCTTCAATGTTCTCGGCAATCCTTGGGACGATCGCCTTCTCGGCCTTTACCATGGTCTTCTGGATTCGCAAGACGACTCTCATCGAATGGCTGCTGCTGGGGGCCGCCACGATCCTGCTCTACTGGCCGACCTTCATCACCGACGGCGCCGGACTGGTGATCGTCGCCGCCGTCTGGTTCATGCAACACAGCAAGAACAGGAGAGATCTGGCGGCCGCCGCACCGGCCTGA
- a CDS encoding ferritin family protein — MNVFDFAIDLERSGRQFFQKLAEKSEHEGVRTIFAMMAEDEQELLEKFQAMRVSTQASTMEDSWALEYAKNVFQEGLNEYEALQIDNSLEAYNYVMKVEKDIYSLYLKAAERETNGDVKGLLLKIAEEERRELDNIRRVYDFVNAPNEFLAWGEFSNLGEFYNFGRDEG, encoded by the coding sequence ATGAACGTGTTCGATTTCGCCATAGACCTGGAGCGCAGTGGACGCCAATTTTTCCAAAAGCTTGCAGAAAAGTCAGAGCACGAAGGGGTGCGGACTATTTTCGCCATGATGGCCGAGGACGAACAGGAGTTGCTTGAAAAATTCCAGGCGATGCGGGTCTCCACCCAAGCCAGCACCATGGAGGATTCCTGGGCTTTGGAGTACGCGAAGAACGTTTTTCAGGAAGGGTTGAACGAGTATGAGGCTCTTCAGATCGACAATAGCCTCGAAGCCTACAACTACGTCATGAAAGTGGAGAAGGATATTTACAGCCTGTACCTGAAGGCCGCAGAGCGAGAGACCAATGGGGATGTCAAAGGGCTGTTGCTGAAAATCGCCGAAGAGGAAAGGCGGGAGTTGGACAACATCCGCAGGGTCTACGACTTCGTCAATGCTCCCAATGAATTCCTTGCATGGGGTGAGTTCAGCAACCTGGGCGAATTCTACAACTTCGGCCGTGATGAAGGATAA
- a CDS encoding phage holin family protein → MPGLLIRWLILTAAIIAAAYLLEGIEVAGFSSAFFAAAILGVLNALLRPVLLVLTLPINILSLGLFTFVINALMLMMVSGVIGGFEVRGFWSAVFGSLVVSLVSWGLSSFVNERGRIEYIELRRGPGGRWG, encoded by the coding sequence GTGCCTGGACTTCTCATTCGATGGCTGATACTGACCGCGGCGATCATCGCCGCCGCCTACCTGCTGGAGGGGATCGAGGTCGCGGGATTTTCATCCGCCTTCTTCGCCGCTGCCATCCTCGGCGTTCTCAACGCCCTGCTGCGGCCCGTCCTGCTGGTTCTGACCCTGCCGATCAACATCCTTTCCCTCGGTCTGTTCACCTTCGTCATCAATGCCCTGATGCTGATGATGGTCTCCGGGGTGATCGGCGGGTTCGAGGTGCGCGGCTTCTGGTCGGCGGTCTTCGGCTCGCTGGTCGTCAGCCTGGTCAGTTGGGGGCTGAGCTCCTTCGTTAACGAACGGGGCCGCATCGAGTACATCGAGCTGCGCCGGGGCCCTGGGGGGCGCTGGGGATAA
- a CDS encoding TAXI family TRAP transporter solute-binding subunit: MSKAKRILSLVGCFAMAATLTLSAGTSEAAKTRLGFSGGPEGGTFQYFSNGMAARLSKDLPGVEVSNMASAGSVENVRRVNSGDADFGIAYSGDTYLARNGRLTKDTRTYENVHAVAYLYGAPGHLIVLDGSGIDKVSDLAGKRVAVGGAGSGAAAAAQRYFGALGLWDKMNVEFIGYSKAASALGDRLIDAMWVFAGFPNSSVIQAAASNKIKILSTWEAGEKGGAFAQYPFYATVTIPAGTYSGVDYDVTTFQDSALWVAGKHVNPDHVYNAVKDIFTPEGLSYMVKVKSTAKSMSVDGALTGIVTPVHEGAARFWQEKGLTLTADQAPK, encoded by the coding sequence ATGAGCAAAGCAAAACGCATTCTGTCCCTGGTCGGATGTTTCGCAATGGCCGCAACCCTGACTCTCTCCGCTGGCACCAGCGAAGCCGCCAAGACCCGCCTCGGCTTCTCCGGAGGCCCCGAGGGGGGCACCTTCCAGTATTTCTCTAACGGCATGGCCGCCCGCCTGTCCAAGGACCTGCCCGGCGTCGAAGTCTCCAACATGGCCTCGGCCGGCTCGGTGGAGAACGTCCGCCGGGTCAACTCCGGTGACGCCGACTTCGGCATCGCCTACTCGGGCGACACCTACCTGGCACGCAACGGCCGCCTCACCAAAGACACCCGCACCTACGAAAACGTTCATGCGGTGGCCTACCTCTACGGCGCCCCCGGCCATCTGATCGTCCTCGACGGCAGCGGCATCGACAAGGTGAGCGACCTGGCCGGCAAGCGCGTGGCCGTAGGCGGTGCCGGCTCCGGCGCCGCGGCGGCTGCCCAGCGTTACTTCGGAGCCCTCGGCCTGTGGGACAAGATGAATGTGGAGTTCATCGGCTACAGCAAAGCGGCCTCGGCCCTGGGCGACCGCCTCATCGACGCAATGTGGGTTTTCGCCGGGTTCCCCAACTCCTCCGTCATCCAGGCGGCGGCGAGCAACAAGATCAAGATCCTCTCCACCTGGGAGGCCGGCGAGAAGGGCGGCGCCTTCGCCCAATACCCCTTCTATGCCACGGTCACCATTCCCGCAGGGACCTACAGCGGGGTCGACTACGACGTCACCACCTTCCAGGACAGCGCCCTCTGGGTCGCCGGCAAGCACGTCAATCCGGATCATGTCTATAACGCGGTGAAGGACATCTTCACCCCCGAGGGCCTCTCCTACATGGTCAAGGTAAAGAGCACCGCCAAGTCCATGTCCGTCGATGGCGCCCTGACCGGCATCGTCACCCCGGTCCACGAAGGTGCCGCCAGGTTCTGGCAGGAGAAGGGGCTGACCCTCACCGCCGACCAAGCGCCCAAGTAA
- a CDS encoding ATP-binding protein yields MEQFRLAPENLSWRCDPAQFEFETTGELPGLEGTIGQDRALTAIEFGLGIRDSGFNIFILGEPGTGRSSTVKKVLQGRAQGEPVPNDWCYVHDFNDGTRPSYLALPPGLGKTLHRDVEALVGQLAEDIPKVFESKEYEQHKNRIAGEYQEKNKKLFQDLEVVVNQEGFILQRSVSGLVLVPTKDGHPISQQEYEDLAEGERSALDEKGTELQGHLNEVLRQVRELEKEMRTATAQMEKDLLLSTVGHLFEELESKYREHEKVLSHFEKCKKDILERIDEFRPSQGPQISLPGMKMGGQGPSFDRYRTNLFLDTSEQEGAPVVYEPNPTYFNLFGRIEHIIQMGGATTDFTMIKPGALHRANGGYLILDCREVLINLFTYEALKRCIRKGEIKIEDMAEQFRLIATVSLKPQPIPLECKIVLIGTPLLYYLLYQLDTDFRKYFKVKADFDRMMKNTWENVQQYALFIGAKCQEEGLRHFDPGGVSRVMEYSARLIEDKNRLSSRFLDIADLIREAAFYAEREGREAVSSKHVQLAIETKIFRSNKLEERLQELIEDGTLLVDTEGAVVGQVNGLSVYLMGDYSFGKPSRVTVRTYLGKGGVINIEREVKLSGPVHDKGVMILAGFLGERFAQDKPLSLAASICFEQSYSGVEGDSASSTELYGLLSSLSGLPLRQGVAVTGSVNQRGQIQAIGGVNEKIEGFFAVCKARGLTGEQGVMIPASNERNLMLQDEVVEAVREGRFHIWAVATVDEGVEVLTGVPAGEPQEKGSWPEGTVNFLVDRRLREMAETLHRFGRGRDEDKE; encoded by the coding sequence TTGGAGCAATTCCGCCTAGCCCCTGAAAACCTCTCCTGGCGCTGCGATCCCGCCCAGTTCGAGTTCGAAACGACTGGAGAGCTGCCCGGCCTGGAGGGGACCATCGGCCAGGACCGTGCCCTGACCGCAATCGAATTCGGGCTCGGCATCCGGGACAGCGGGTTCAATATCTTCATCCTCGGCGAGCCGGGGACCGGGAGATCTTCCACGGTCAAGAAGGTTCTTCAGGGGCGTGCCCAGGGAGAGCCGGTGCCCAACGACTGGTGCTACGTCCATGATTTCAACGACGGGACCCGCCCATCCTACCTGGCCTTGCCCCCTGGCCTTGGCAAAACCCTGCATCGGGACGTGGAGGCCCTTGTCGGGCAGTTGGCCGAGGATATCCCCAAGGTCTTCGAGAGCAAGGAATACGAGCAGCACAAGAACCGCATCGCGGGCGAATACCAGGAGAAGAATAAGAAGCTTTTTCAGGACCTGGAGGTGGTGGTCAACCAGGAGGGGTTCATCCTCCAGCGCAGCGTCAGCGGACTGGTGCTCGTTCCCACCAAGGACGGTCACCCCATATCCCAGCAGGAATACGAGGACCTCGCCGAAGGGGAGCGTTCCGCCCTGGACGAGAAGGGGACTGAACTTCAGGGGCACCTCAACGAGGTGCTGCGCCAGGTGCGGGAACTGGAGAAGGAGATGCGCACGGCGACCGCCCAAATGGAAAAGGACCTTCTCCTCTCCACAGTGGGGCACTTGTTCGAGGAACTGGAGAGCAAATACCGGGAGCATGAAAAGGTTCTGTCCCACTTCGAAAAATGCAAGAAGGACATACTCGAGCGCATTGACGAGTTTCGCCCCTCCCAGGGGCCACAAATCAGTCTTCCGGGGATGAAGATGGGAGGGCAGGGTCCCTCCTTCGACCGCTATCGGACCAACCTCTTTCTCGACACCAGCGAGCAGGAGGGCGCGCCGGTGGTCTACGAACCCAACCCTACATATTTCAACCTCTTCGGTCGCATCGAGCACATCATCCAGATGGGGGGCGCCACCACCGATTTCACCATGATCAAGCCCGGGGCGCTGCACCGGGCCAATGGCGGCTACCTGATTCTCGACTGTCGTGAGGTGCTGATCAATCTCTTTACCTACGAGGCCCTCAAGCGATGCATCCGCAAGGGGGAGATCAAGATCGAGGACATGGCTGAGCAGTTCCGGCTCATCGCGACCGTCTCCCTCAAGCCTCAGCCGATTCCCCTGGAGTGCAAAATCGTCCTCATCGGAACGCCCCTGCTCTACTACCTGCTCTACCAGCTGGACACCGACTTCCGCAAGTACTTCAAGGTCAAGGCCGATTTTGACCGGATGATGAAGAACACCTGGGAGAATGTTCAGCAGTACGCCCTGTTTATCGGCGCCAAGTGCCAGGAGGAGGGGCTTCGGCATTTCGACCCGGGGGGGGTCTCCAGGGTGATGGAGTATTCGGCCCGCCTCATCGAGGACAAGAACCGTCTTTCCTCGCGATTTCTCGACATCGCCGACCTGATCCGGGAGGCAGCTTTCTATGCCGAAAGGGAGGGACGGGAGGCTGTTTCCTCCAAACATGTCCAGCTCGCCATCGAGACCAAGATCTTTCGTTCCAACAAACTGGAGGAGCGCCTTCAGGAACTCATCGAGGACGGCACTCTTCTGGTCGACACCGAAGGGGCGGTGGTTGGGCAGGTCAACGGACTGTCCGTCTACCTGATGGGAGATTACAGTTTTGGCAAACCCTCAAGGGTGACGGTGCGAACCTACCTGGGCAAGGGCGGGGTCATCAATATCGAGAGGGAGGTCAAGCTCTCCGGCCCGGTGCACGACAAGGGGGTGATGATTCTGGCCGGCTTCCTGGGAGAGCGCTTCGCCCAGGACAAGCCCCTCTCGCTGGCAGCCTCGATCTGCTTTGAACAGTCCTACTCCGGGGTTGAGGGGGACAGCGCATCGTCCACCGAACTCTACGGCCTGCTCTCCTCCCTCTCCGGGTTGCCCCTGCGCCAAGGCGTGGCCGTGACCGGGTCGGTCAACCAGCGGGGCCAGATCCAGGCCATCGGCGGGGTGAACGAGAAGATCGAGGGGTTCTTCGCGGTGTGCAAGGCGCGGGGGTTGACCGGGGAACAGGGGGTGATGATTCCCGCCTCCAACGAGAGGAACCTCATGCTTCAGGACGAGGTGGTCGAGGCGGTGCGGGAGGGCCGCTTTCACATCTGGGCGGTGGCCACCGTGGACGAGGGGGTCGAGGTTCTGACCGGGGTCCCCGCAGGAGAACCGCAGGAGAAGGGCAGCTGGCCCGAGGGGACGGTGAACTTCCTCGTCGACCGGAGGCTGCGGGAGATGGCCGAAACACTGCACCGCTTCGGGCGCGGCAGGGACGAGGACAAGGAATAG